A region from the Haloarcula limicola genome encodes:
- a CDS encoding sodium:calcium antiporter, producing the protein MVALDTATILELAAGTVALVTLVKGAGTAVARSLALARHFDVSEDLVGMFVLSIGTSLPEIGTHLVASVGILGGRLEYVVASGTVIGANMGASTAQQLFLMGVLFVGYGRYRPTKSFLRSSYLPMLGAFVLLLALGVDGTISRLDGAVLLLAFAGYAYRRFSEPVDRAVLAEVPQESTRVGRDAAVAAGALLLVLASAFVVLSVVEATVDRLRLSGSMLGVVTVGIAAALPELTTVIESIRRRTPALALGTLVGSNVVNPLIGIGLGGVVSTYAVPPSVILWDLPFKLAVGAGLFAYLRFVGDGSLGRREGGTMLVLYLGYVIGRLVLFPG; encoded by the coding sequence ATGGTAGCGCTCGATACAGCGACGATACTGGAACTCGCCGCCGGGACGGTCGCGCTCGTGACGCTCGTGAAGGGGGCCGGCACGGCCGTCGCCCGCTCGCTCGCGCTGGCGCGGCACTTCGACGTCTCCGAGGACCTCGTCGGGATGTTCGTCCTGTCGATCGGCACGAGCCTCCCCGAGATCGGCACGCACCTCGTCGCGTCGGTCGGCATCCTCGGCGGACGCCTGGAGTACGTCGTCGCCTCGGGGACCGTCATCGGCGCGAACATGGGCGCGTCGACGGCCCAACAGCTCTTCCTGATGGGCGTGTTGTTCGTCGGCTACGGTCGATACAGGCCGACGAAATCGTTCCTGCGGTCGAGCTACCTCCCGATGCTAGGCGCGTTCGTCCTGCTTCTGGCCCTCGGAGTCGACGGCACGATCTCTCGACTCGACGGTGCTGTCCTCCTCCTCGCGTTCGCCGGCTACGCCTACCGTCGGTTCAGCGAGCCGGTGGACCGCGCCGTGCTCGCGGAGGTGCCCCAGGAGAGCACGCGAGTCGGGCGGGATGCGGCGGTCGCCGCGGGAGCGCTCTTGCTCGTCCTCGCGAGCGCGTTCGTCGTCCTCAGCGTCGTGGAAGCGACCGTCGACCGCCTCCGCCTCAGCGGGTCGATGCTCGGCGTCGTCACCGTGGGCATCGCCGCGGCGCTCCCCGAGCTCACGACGGTCATCGAATCGATCCGCCGCCGCACGCCCGCGCTGGCGCTCGGGACGCTCGTCGGCAGCAACGTCGTCAACCCGCTGATCGGTATCGGTCTCGGGGGCGTCGTCTCGACGTACGCCGTCCCGCCGTCGGTAATCCTCTGGGACCTGCCGTTCAAACTCGCCGTCGGGGCCGGGCTCTTCGCGTATCTCCGCTTCGTCGGCGACGGGTCGCTCGGCCGACGAGAGGGCGGGACCATGCTCGTCCTGTACCTCGGCTACGTCATCGGCCGGCTCGTCCTCTTCCCCGGCTAG
- the nth gene encoding endonuclease III, which translates to MGTPLESRGAQAEEVVDRLHEEYPDSTISLNYSNRLELLVAVVLSAQCTDERVNEVTAELFEKYETPEDYAAASEEQLAEDIYGITFHNNKGGYLKGIGEKIVAEHGGEVPDTMSELTEFPGVGRKTANVVLQHGHDVVEGIVVDTHVQRLSRRLGLTEEERPEAIEQDLLEVVPETEWQQFTHLLIDHGRAVCGARTAECGECVLADICPSEKGDSEVDLASGEPW; encoded by the coding sequence ATGGGAACACCGTTGGAGAGCCGCGGAGCGCAGGCCGAGGAAGTCGTCGACCGACTCCACGAGGAGTACCCCGACTCGACCATCTCGCTGAACTACTCGAACCGGCTGGAACTGCTGGTCGCCGTCGTCCTCTCGGCGCAGTGCACCGACGAGCGCGTCAACGAGGTGACCGCCGAGCTGTTCGAGAAATACGAGACGCCCGAGGACTACGCCGCGGCCAGCGAGGAGCAACTGGCCGAAGACATCTACGGCATCACCTTCCACAACAACAAGGGCGGCTACCTGAAGGGGATCGGCGAGAAGATCGTCGCGGAACACGGCGGCGAGGTCCCTGATACGATGTCGGAACTGACCGAGTTTCCGGGCGTGGGTCGCAAGACGGCCAACGTCGTCCTCCAGCACGGCCACGACGTCGTCGAGGGCATCGTCGTCGATACGCACGTCCAACGCCTCTCGCGCCGCCTCGGCCTGACCGAGGAGGAGCGCCCCGAGGCCATCGAGCAGGACCTCTTGGAGGTCGTCCCCGAGACGGAGTGGCAGCAGTTCACCCATCTGCTCATCGACCACGGCCGCGCGGTCTGCGGCGCGCGCACGGCCGAGTGCGGCGAGTGCGTGCTGGCCGACATCTGTCCCTCGGAGAAGGGCGACAGCGAGGTCGACCTCGCCAGCGGCGAGCCGTGGTGA
- a CDS encoding GNAT family N-acetyltransferase, which translates to MPGPAFLRGEKVTLHVIGDDDVSFLYETINDPEVRTGLSFARPKTERAEREWVESVTDPDADDVHFLICDDGDPVGTVGLRDLDTRIGNAEIGCYLVPDAWGKGYATDAVRALLGHAFEQLRLHRVHARAVADNQGSKRVLEKVGFEREGVMRDHWYRDGGYEDVYLYGLLEREWRD; encoded by the coding sequence ATGCCCGGACCCGCCTTTCTCCGCGGTGAGAAGGTGACGCTCCACGTCATCGGTGACGACGACGTGTCGTTCCTCTACGAGACCATCAACGACCCCGAGGTCCGAACCGGCCTCTCGTTCGCCCGCCCGAAGACCGAACGGGCGGAGCGCGAGTGGGTCGAGTCGGTCACCGACCCCGACGCCGACGACGTCCACTTCCTGATCTGTGACGACGGCGACCCCGTCGGTACCGTCGGCCTGCGGGACCTCGATACGCGCATCGGCAACGCCGAAATCGGCTGCTACCTCGTCCCCGACGCGTGGGGAAAGGGGTACGCTACCGACGCGGTGCGGGCGCTCCTCGGCCACGCGTTCGAGCAGCTCCGCCTCCACAGGGTCCACGCGCGGGCCGTCGCCGACAACCAGGGGTCGAAGCGAGTGCTGGAGAAAGTCGGGTTCGAACGCGAGGGCGTCATGCGCGATCACTGGTACCGCGACGGGGGCTACGAAGACGTCTACCTCTACGGACTGCTCGAACGCGAGTGGCGGGACTAG
- a CDS encoding redoxin domain-containing protein, whose amino-acid sequence MLDAGDPAPDFDLEGTAGEGVGAYRLSAATGRAPVLVAFYAEDFAPACRSYLEALRDTDWGALTDAIAVFGVAPGSLEDHRAFASDLELPFPLLVDHPGVDAQFGVQRPDGSTRRAAFLVDGRCRVRFAWADEREAPNGDPPDLSAVLDAVESL is encoded by the coding sequence ATGCTCGACGCAGGCGACCCCGCACCGGACTTCGACTTAGAGGGCACCGCAGGCGAGGGCGTCGGCGCCTATCGACTCTCCGCGGCGACCGGCCGGGCACCCGTGCTGGTCGCGTTCTACGCCGAGGACTTCGCGCCGGCCTGTCGCTCGTATCTCGAAGCGCTCCGCGACACCGACTGGGGGGCGCTGACCGACGCCATCGCCGTCTTCGGCGTCGCGCCCGGCAGTCTGGAGGACCACCGAGCCTTCGCGTCCGACCTCGAACTGCCGTTCCCGCTGTTGGTCGACCACCCCGGCGTCGATGCGCAGTTCGGCGTCCAGCGACCCGACGGCTCGACGCGCCGAGCGGCGTTCCTCGTCGACGGCCGGTGTCGCGTGCGATTCGCGTGGGCCGACGAGCGCGAGGCACCGAACGGCGACCCGCCGGACCTCTCGGCGGTGTTGGACGCCGTCGAGTCGCTCTAG
- a CDS encoding DoxX family protein: MSYQATNPLADEFELGLDGPLTAYWLAFLRVVTGWWFFHAGATKLVENGLAFTYGPAYLQQMTGTALGPIPVWMGNNLAWLIAPGVPLFETLIGLALMAGALTRLAAFGGAVFMTLFWVGNAGFGHGLVNGDLMGLLLFVTVMVGGAGRYYGLDAVIERLALVERHPKLRYLLG; this comes from the coding sequence ATGTCCTACCAAGCAACCAACCCCCTGGCCGACGAGTTCGAACTCGGGCTGGACGGGCCGCTGACGGCGTACTGGCTGGCGTTCCTGCGAGTGGTCACCGGCTGGTGGTTCTTCCACGCCGGCGCGACCAAGCTCGTCGAGAACGGGCTGGCGTTCACCTACGGGCCGGCCTACCTGCAGCAGATGACTGGCACGGCGCTCGGTCCCATCCCGGTCTGGATGGGGAACAACCTCGCGTGGCTCATCGCGCCGGGGGTCCCCCTGTTCGAGACGCTCATCGGACTGGCACTCATGGCGGGCGCGCTCACCCGGCTGGCGGCCTTCGGCGGGGCCGTCTTCATGACCCTGTTCTGGGTCGGCAACGCGGGGTTCGGGCACGGCCTGGTCAACGGCGACCTGATGGGCCTGCTCCTGTTCGTGACCGTGATGGTCGGCGGCGCCGGCCGGTACTACGGCCTCGACGCGGTCATCGAGAGACTGGCGTTGGTGGAGCGCCACCCCAAACTCCGCTACCTACTCGGCTGA